From Mycobacterium lacus, one genomic window encodes:
- a CDS encoding aromatic ring-hydroxylating oxygenase subunit alpha, which yields MPHFAKPAAGSWTQNYPELGTAPVDYTDSVDPAFFETEREAIFKRTWLNVGRVERLPRTGSYFTKELPSAGRGMSVIVVKTKDGSVKAFHNLCRHRGNKLVWNDYPHEETSGTCRQFTCKYHAWRYSLDGELTFIQQEDEFFDVDKSRYGLVPVRCEVWEGFIFVNLDQHAKPLADYLGPLAKGIEGYPFHEMTEVYSYKAEVGSNWKLFIDAFAEFYHAPVLHQGQYTKEEAAKILKYGFEALHYEVASPHGMISVWGGQSPPADLNMVKPMDRVLRSGLFGPWERPDIEGLDPLPPGVNPAKAKQWGIDSFHFFPNFMLLIWAPGWYLTYHYWPTAVDKHIFEGTLYFVPPKNARERLAQELAAVTFKEYALQDANTLEATQTMIGTKVVRDFPLCDQEILLRSLHKVAGDYVKEYSNNGAAR from the coding sequence TTGCCCCACTTCGCGAAACCAGCCGCGGGAAGCTGGACGCAAAATTATCCCGAACTGGGCACCGCACCGGTCGACTACACCGACTCGGTTGATCCTGCATTCTTCGAAACCGAGCGTGAGGCGATCTTCAAGCGCACGTGGCTCAACGTTGGTCGGGTCGAGCGGCTACCGCGCACCGGCAGCTATTTCACCAAGGAGCTTCCCTCCGCCGGCCGTGGCATGTCGGTGATCGTCGTCAAGACCAAGGACGGGTCCGTCAAGGCCTTTCACAATCTCTGTCGCCACCGCGGAAACAAGCTGGTGTGGAACGACTATCCGCATGAGGAGACCTCGGGCACCTGCCGGCAGTTCACCTGCAAGTACCACGCCTGGCGCTACAGCCTCGACGGGGAATTGACCTTCATCCAGCAGGAGGATGAGTTTTTCGACGTCGACAAGAGCCGGTACGGACTCGTGCCGGTGCGCTGCGAGGTCTGGGAGGGGTTCATCTTCGTCAACCTCGACCAGCACGCAAAGCCGCTCGCCGATTACCTCGGACCACTGGCCAAGGGCATCGAGGGATACCCCTTCCACGAGATGACCGAGGTGTACTCGTACAAGGCCGAGGTCGGCAGCAACTGGAAGCTGTTCATCGATGCCTTCGCCGAGTTCTACCACGCTCCCGTGCTGCACCAGGGCCAGTACACGAAGGAAGAAGCCGCCAAGATCTTGAAGTACGGCTTCGAGGCGCTGCACTACGAGGTGGCGAGCCCGCACGGGATGATCTCGGTATGGGGAGGTCAGTCACCGCCCGCGGACCTGAACATGGTGAAGCCGATGGACCGGGTGCTGCGCAGCGGACTGTTCGGGCCATGGGAACGGCCCGACATCGAGGGCCTTGATCCGCTGCCGCCCGGCGTCAACCCGGCGAAAGCCAAACAATGGGGCATAGATTCGTTCCACTTCTTCCCCAACTTCATGCTGCTGATCTGGGCACCCGGCTGGTATCTCACCTACCACTACTGGCCGACCGCCGTCGACAAGCACATCTTCGAGGGGACCCTGTACTTCGTGCCACCCAAGAACGCCCGCGAGCGATTGGCCCAGGAGCTGGCCGCGGTGACGTTCAAAGAGTATGCGCTGCAGGACGCCAACACCTTGGAAGCCACGCAAACCATGATCGGCACCAAGGTGGTCCGCGACTTCCCGCTCTGCGATCAAGAAATCCTGTTGCGCAGCCTGCACAAGGTGGCCGGGGACTACGTCAAGGAGTACAGCAACAATGGCGCTGCCCGCTGA
- a CDS encoding carboxymuconolactone decarboxylase family protein — translation MRLQPLPADQWDEAVRRSLADMLPPERRNPRDAGNALATFARHPALAKAFLGFNIHLLFGSTLPPRVRELAILRIAHRRDCTYEWTHHVALATKAGIADDEIAAVRRGEAADEFERAVLAGVDELDEKSRLSAESWAALGERLDDRQRMDYVFTVGCYALLAMAFNTFGVEVER, via the coding sequence ATGCGCCTGCAGCCGCTGCCTGCCGATCAGTGGGACGAGGCCGTGCGGCGATCGTTGGCCGACATGCTGCCCCCGGAGCGCCGCAATCCGCGCGATGCGGGCAACGCGCTCGCGACGTTCGCCCGTCACCCCGCGCTGGCCAAGGCCTTCCTCGGCTTCAACATCCACCTCTTGTTCGGATCCACGCTGCCGCCCCGGGTTCGCGAGCTCGCCATCCTGCGCATCGCGCATCGTCGAGATTGCACCTACGAGTGGACCCATCACGTGGCCCTGGCCACCAAAGCCGGAATCGCCGATGACGAGATAGCCGCGGTTCGCCGGGGTGAGGCGGCCGACGAGTTCGAGCGCGCCGTGCTTGCCGGGGTCGACGAGCTCGACGAGAAATCCCGGTTGTCCGCCGAGAGCTGGGCAGCCCTCGGCGAACGCTTAGACGACCGCCAACGCATGGATTACGTCTTTACCGTCGGCTGCTACGCGCTACTGGCCATGGCCTTCAACACCTTCGGTGTCGAGGTAGAAAGGTAG
- a CDS encoding amidohydrolase family protein, producing the protein MNKEDMILISVDDHTVEPPNMFKNHLSSKYLDDAPRLVHNPDGSDMWKFRDTVIPNVALNAVAGRPKEEYGIEPTGLDEIRPGCYNVDERVKDMNAGGILASICFPSFPGFAGRLFATDDPDFSVALVQAYNDWHIDEWCGAYPARFIPMAIPVIWDAEACAAEVRRVAKKGVHALTFTENPAAMGYPSFHNEYWNPLWKALCDTNTVMNIHIGSSGRLAITAPDAPMDVMITLQPMNIVQAAADLLWSRPIKEYPDLKIALSEGGTGWIPYFLERADRTYEMHSTWTHQNFGDKLPSDVFREHFLTCFISDKVGVALRNMIGIDNICWEADYPHSDSMWPGAPEELWDVLSVNNVPDDEINKMTHENAMRWYSFDPFTHITREQATVGALRKAAEGHDVSIRALSHHKDERAGSSFAEFAASAKELTGNQD; encoded by the coding sequence ATGAACAAAGAGGACATGATCCTGATCAGCGTCGACGACCATACCGTCGAACCGCCGAACATGTTCAAGAACCACCTGTCGTCGAAGTATCTGGACGACGCGCCCCGGTTGGTGCACAACCCCGACGGCTCGGACATGTGGAAGTTCCGCGACACCGTCATTCCGAACGTGGCGCTCAACGCGGTGGCTGGCCGGCCCAAGGAGGAGTACGGGATCGAGCCCACGGGTCTGGACGAGATCCGGCCGGGCTGCTACAACGTCGACGAGCGCGTCAAGGACATGAACGCCGGCGGCATCCTGGCCTCGATCTGCTTCCCCTCGTTCCCGGGCTTTGCCGGGCGCCTGTTCGCGACCGATGATCCCGACTTCTCGGTGGCCCTGGTGCAGGCCTACAACGACTGGCACATCGACGAGTGGTGCGGGGCGTATCCGGCGCGGTTCATCCCGATGGCGATACCGGTAATCTGGGACGCCGAGGCGTGCGCCGCCGAGGTGCGGCGGGTCGCGAAGAAGGGTGTGCACGCGCTGACCTTCACCGAGAACCCGGCCGCGATGGGATACCCCAGCTTCCACAACGAGTACTGGAATCCGCTGTGGAAAGCGTTGTGCGACACCAACACCGTGATGAATATCCACATTGGATCCTCGGGGCGGCTCGCGATCACCGCGCCCGATGCGCCGATGGACGTGATGATCACGCTGCAGCCGATGAACATCGTGCAGGCCGCCGCGGACCTACTTTGGTCGCGGCCGATCAAGGAGTATCCGGACCTCAAGATCGCGTTGTCGGAGGGTGGGACCGGATGGATTCCCTACTTCCTGGAGCGCGCCGACCGGACCTACGAGATGCACTCGACGTGGACGCATCAGAACTTCGGCGACAAGCTGCCGTCCGACGTGTTCCGCGAGCACTTCCTGACCTGCTTCATCAGCGACAAGGTGGGTGTGGCGCTGCGCAACATGATCGGCATCGACAACATCTGCTGGGAGGCCGACTACCCGCACAGCGACTCCATGTGGCCGGGCGCGCCCGAGGAGCTATGGGACGTCCTGTCGGTGAACAACGTGCCAGACGACGAGATCAACAAGATGACACACGAGAACGCGATGCGCTGGTACTCGTTCGACCCGTTCACCCACATCACGCGGGAGCAAGCGACCGTCGGCGCACTGCGCAAGGCGGCCGAGGGTCACGACGTGTCGATTCGGGCGCTGAGCCACCACAAGGACGAGCGTGCGGGTTCGTCGTTCGCGGAGTTTGCCGCCAGCGCGAAAGAGCTGACCGGCAACCAGGATTGA